A single window of Modestobacter italicus DNA harbors:
- a CDS encoding ZIP family metal transporter yields MNSGALQEAGLLVLFPVVATVAGAAAAGLRPPGPRATSAIQHFAAGVVLAAVAGEVLPDLRERGGYGITAIGFAAGVGLLLLMQRFEPAAEPQPGDRSDRRAFPVGLVLVVGVDLLVDGLLVGVGVTLGEGAGLVLTVALTLEVLFLGLAVTTQLIQAGVRPVRAAATTSALSLGVAVGAVTGAVLLDGASDRTQALVLAFAAAALLWLVVEELLVEAHEGTETPLLTTMFFVGFIALYGLETLT; encoded by the coding sequence GTGAACAGTGGTGCACTGCAGGAAGCCGGCCTCCTGGTGCTCTTCCCCGTGGTGGCCACGGTCGCCGGCGCCGCTGCGGCGGGTCTGCGCCCGCCCGGTCCGCGCGCGACCAGTGCCATCCAGCACTTCGCCGCCGGCGTGGTGCTGGCTGCCGTCGCCGGCGAGGTGCTCCCCGACCTGCGCGAGCGCGGCGGATACGGCATCACGGCCATCGGCTTCGCCGCGGGGGTCGGCCTGCTCCTGCTCATGCAGCGCTTCGAGCCCGCGGCCGAGCCGCAGCCCGGCGACCGATCCGACCGCCGGGCATTCCCGGTCGGTCTGGTCCTCGTCGTCGGTGTCGACCTGCTCGTGGACGGTCTGCTCGTCGGCGTCGGCGTGACCCTCGGCGAAGGGGCCGGACTGGTCCTCACCGTCGCCCTCACTCTCGAGGTCCTGTTCCTCGGGCTGGCTGTCACGACACAGCTCATCCAGGCCGGCGTGCGTCCCGTCCGGGCTGCAGCGACCACGTCGGCCCTCTCGCTGGGTGTGGCGGTAGGAGCGGTGACCGGCGCCGTGCTGCTCGACGGGGCGTCCGACCGGACGCAGGCGTTGGTCCTGGCGTTCGCGGCCGCCGCACTCCTGTGGCTGGTCGTCGAGGAGCTGCTGGTGGAGGCGCACGAGGGCACGGAGACCCCGCTGCTCACGACGATGTTCTTCGTGGGCTTCATCGCCCTCTACGGCTTGGAGACCTTGACCTGA